A single window of Nomascus leucogenys isolate Asia chromosome 18, Asia_NLE_v1, whole genome shotgun sequence DNA harbors:
- the RAB26 gene encoding ras-related protein Rab-26 isoform X2: MSRKKTPKSKGASTPAASTLPAANGARPARSGTARSGPDAPPNGPLQAGRPSLGGGGDFYDVAFKVMLVGDSGVGKTCLLVRFKDGAFLAGTFISTVGIDFRNKVLDVDGVKVKLQMWDTAGQERFRSVTHAYYRDAHALLLLYDVTNKASFDNIQAWLTEIHEYAQHDVALMLLGNKVDSAHERAVKREDGEKLAKEYGLPFMETSAKTGLNVDLAFTAIAKELKQRSMKAPSEPRFRLHDYVKREGRGASCCRP, translated from the exons ATGTCCAGGAAGAAGACCCCCAAGAGCAAAGGGGCCAGCACCCCCGCTGCCTCCACGCTGCCCGCCGCCAACGGGGCCCGACCGGCGCGCTCCGGGACTGCGCGTTCTGGCCCCGACGCGCCGCCCAACGGGCCCTTGCAGGCCGGTCGGCCCTCGCTTGGCGGCGGTGGCGACTTCTACGACGTCGCCTTCAAG GTCATGCTGGTGGGGGACTCGGGCGTGGGGAAGACCTGTCTGCTGGTGCGATTCAAGGACGGCGCTTTCCTGGCGGGGACCTTCATCTCCACCGTAGGCATCGACTTCCGG AACAAAGTTCTGGACGTGGATGGCGTGAAGGTGAAGCTGCAG ATGTGGGACACAGCCGGTCAGGAGCGGTTCCGCAGCGTTACCCACGCCTACTACCGGGACGCTCATG CTCTGCTGCTGCTCTACGATGTCACCAACAAGGCCTCCTTTGACAACATCCAG GCGTGGCTGACCGAGATCCACGAGTACGCCCAGCACGACGTGGCGCTCATGCTGCTGGGGAACAAG GTGGACTCTGCCCATGAGCGTGCGGTGAAGAGGGAGGACGGGGAGAAGCTGGCCAAG GAGTATGGACTGCCCTTCATGGAGACCAGCGCCAAGACGGGCCTCAACGTGGACTTGGCTTTCACAGCCATAGCAAA GGAGTTGAAGCAGCGCTCCATGAAGGCTCCCAGCGAGCCGCGCTTCCGGCTGCACGATTACGTTAAGAGGGAGGGTCGCGGGGCCTCCTGCTGCCGCCCTTGA
- the RAB26 gene encoding ras-related protein Rab-26 isoform X1 yields MSRKKTPKSKGASTPAASTLPAANGARPARSGTARSGPDAPPNGPLQAGRPSLGGGGDFYDVAFKVMLVGDSGVGKTCLLVRFKDGAFLAGTFISTVGIDFRNKVLDVDGVKVKLQMWDTAGQERFRSVTHAYYRDAHALLLLYDVTNKASFDNIQAWLTEIHEYAQHDVALMLLGNKVDSAHERAVKREDGEKLAKVSQGRGVVRGCPWRLRAWAVPARPPPGWQQLFTGVWTALHGDQRQDGPQRGLGFHSHSKGVEAALHEGSQRAALPAARLR; encoded by the exons ATGTCCAGGAAGAAGACCCCCAAGAGCAAAGGGGCCAGCACCCCCGCTGCCTCCACGCTGCCCGCCGCCAACGGGGCCCGACCGGCGCGCTCCGGGACTGCGCGTTCTGGCCCCGACGCGCCGCCCAACGGGCCCTTGCAGGCCGGTCGGCCCTCGCTTGGCGGCGGTGGCGACTTCTACGACGTCGCCTTCAAG GTCATGCTGGTGGGGGACTCGGGCGTGGGGAAGACCTGTCTGCTGGTGCGATTCAAGGACGGCGCTTTCCTGGCGGGGACCTTCATCTCCACCGTAGGCATCGACTTCCGG AACAAAGTTCTGGACGTGGATGGCGTGAAGGTGAAGCTGCAG ATGTGGGACACAGCCGGTCAGGAGCGGTTCCGCAGCGTTACCCACGCCTACTACCGGGACGCTCATG CTCTGCTGCTGCTCTACGATGTCACCAACAAGGCCTCCTTTGACAACATCCAG GCGTGGCTGACCGAGATCCACGAGTACGCCCAGCACGACGTGGCGCTCATGCTGCTGGGGAACAAG GTGGACTCTGCCCATGAGCGTGCGGTGAAGAGGGAGGACGGGGAGAAGCTGGCCAAGGTGAGTCAGGGCAGGGGGGTGGTGCGGGGGTGCCCCTGGAGGCTGCGAGCCTGGGCTGTCCCCGCCAGGCCACCACCTGGCTGGCAGCAGCTGTTTACAGGAGTATGGACTGCCCTTCATGGAGACCAGCGCCAAGACGGGCCTCAACGTGGACTTGGCTTTCACAGCCATAGCAAA GGAGTTGAAGCAGCGCTCCATGAAGGCTCCCAGCGAGCCGCGCTTCCGGCTGCACGATTACGTTAA
- the RAB26 gene encoding ras-related protein Rab-26 isoform X3 produces the protein MGQIPLEPCWGHVPTGMCRSPGQRPPQVSYEVMLVGDSGVGKTCLLVRFKDGAFLAGTFISTVGIDFRNKVLDVDGVKVKLQMWDTAGQERFRSVTHAYYRDAHALLLLYDVTNKASFDNIQAWLTEIHEYAQHDVALMLLGNKVDSAHERAVKREDGEKLAKVSQGRGVVRGCPWRLRAWAVPARPPPGWQQLFTGVWTALHGDQRQDGPQRGLGFHSHSKGVEAALHEGSQRAALPAARLR, from the exons ATGGGGCAAATTCCTCTTGAGCCTTGCTGGGGTCATGTCCCTACTGGGATGTGCAGAAGCCCCGGGCAGAGGCCTCCCCAAGTCTCTTATGAG GTCATGCTGGTGGGGGACTCGGGCGTGGGGAAGACCTGTCTGCTGGTGCGATTCAAGGACGGCGCTTTCCTGGCGGGGACCTTCATCTCCACCGTAGGCATCGACTTCCGG AACAAAGTTCTGGACGTGGATGGCGTGAAGGTGAAGCTGCAG ATGTGGGACACAGCCGGTCAGGAGCGGTTCCGCAGCGTTACCCACGCCTACTACCGGGACGCTCATG CTCTGCTGCTGCTCTACGATGTCACCAACAAGGCCTCCTTTGACAACATCCAG GCGTGGCTGACCGAGATCCACGAGTACGCCCAGCACGACGTGGCGCTCATGCTGCTGGGGAACAAG GTGGACTCTGCCCATGAGCGTGCGGTGAAGAGGGAGGACGGGGAGAAGCTGGCCAAGGTGAGTCAGGGCAGGGGGGTGGTGCGGGGGTGCCCCTGGAGGCTGCGAGCCTGGGCTGTCCCCGCCAGGCCACCACCTGGCTGGCAGCAGCTGTTTACAGGAGTATGGACTGCCCTTCATGGAGACCAGCGCCAAGACGGGCCTCAACGTGGACTTGGCTTTCACAGCCATAGCAAA GGAGTTGAAGCAGCGCTCCATGAAGGCTCCCAGCGAGCCGCGCTTCCGGCTGCACGATTACGTTAA
- the RAB26 gene encoding ras-related protein Rab-26 isoform X4 — MLVGDSGVGKTCLLVRFKDGAFLAGTFISTVGIDFRNKVLDVDGVKVKLQMWDTAGQERFRSVTHAYYRDAHALLLLYDVTNKASFDNIQAWLTEIHEYAQHDVALMLLGNKVDSAHERAVKREDGEKLAKVSQGRGVVRGCPWRLRAWAVPARPPPGWQQLFTGVWTALHGDQRQDGPQRGLGFHSHSKGVEAALHEGSQRAALPAARLR; from the exons ATGCTGGTGGGGGACTCGGGCGTGGGGAAGACCTGTCTGCTGGTGCGATTCAAGGACGGCGCTTTCCTGGCGGGGACCTTCATCTCCACCGTAGGCATCGACTTCCGG AACAAAGTTCTGGACGTGGATGGCGTGAAGGTGAAGCTGCAG ATGTGGGACACAGCCGGTCAGGAGCGGTTCCGCAGCGTTACCCACGCCTACTACCGGGACGCTCATG CTCTGCTGCTGCTCTACGATGTCACCAACAAGGCCTCCTTTGACAACATCCAG GCGTGGCTGACCGAGATCCACGAGTACGCCCAGCACGACGTGGCGCTCATGCTGCTGGGGAACAAG GTGGACTCTGCCCATGAGCGTGCGGTGAAGAGGGAGGACGGGGAGAAGCTGGCCAAGGTGAGTCAGGGCAGGGGGGTGGTGCGGGGGTGCCCCTGGAGGCTGCGAGCCTGGGCTGTCCCCGCCAGGCCACCACCTGGCTGGCAGCAGCTGTTTACAGGAGTATGGACTGCCCTTCATGGAGACCAGCGCCAAGACGGGCCTCAACGTGGACTTGGCTTTCACAGCCATAGCAAA GGAGTTGAAGCAGCGCTCCATGAAGGCTCCCAGCGAGCCGCGCTTCCGGCTGCACGATTACGTTAA
- the RAB26 gene encoding ras-related protein Rab-26 isoform X5: MSRKKTPKSKGASTPAASTLPAANGARPARSGTARSGPDAPPNGPLQAGRPSLGGGGDFYDVAFKVMLVGDSGVGKTCLLVRFKDGAFLAGTFISTVGIDFRNKVLDVDGVKVKLQMWDTAGQERFRSVTHAYYRDAHALLLLYDVTNKASFDNIQCDLEGQSSGAWGKPCREPQPGLPPPTGVADRDPRVRPARRGAHAAGEQGGLCP; the protein is encoded by the exons ATGTCCAGGAAGAAGACCCCCAAGAGCAAAGGGGCCAGCACCCCCGCTGCCTCCACGCTGCCCGCCGCCAACGGGGCCCGACCGGCGCGCTCCGGGACTGCGCGTTCTGGCCCCGACGCGCCGCCCAACGGGCCCTTGCAGGCCGGTCGGCCCTCGCTTGGCGGCGGTGGCGACTTCTACGACGTCGCCTTCAAG GTCATGCTGGTGGGGGACTCGGGCGTGGGGAAGACCTGTCTGCTGGTGCGATTCAAGGACGGCGCTTTCCTGGCGGGGACCTTCATCTCCACCGTAGGCATCGACTTCCGG AACAAAGTTCTGGACGTGGATGGCGTGAAGGTGAAGCTGCAG ATGTGGGACACAGCCGGTCAGGAGCGGTTCCGCAGCGTTACCCACGCCTACTACCGGGACGCTCATG CTCTGCTGCTGCTCTACGATGTCACCAACAAGGCCTCCTTTGACAACATCCAG TGTGACCTGGAGGGCCAAAGTTCTGGGGCATGGGGCAAGCCATGCAGGGAGCCCCAGCCTGGTCTGCCGCCTCCCACAGGCGTGGCTGACCGAGATCCACGAGTACGCCCAGCACGACGTGGCGCTCATGCTGCTGGGGAACAAG GTGGACTCTGCCCATGA